In Penaeus monodon isolate SGIC_2016 chromosome 7, NSTDA_Pmon_1, whole genome shotgun sequence, the following are encoded in one genomic region:
- the LOC119575339 gene encoding cell division cycle-associated protein 3-like: MGNFTSKHLEEVLKPTKSQETPKSQVLPFDPRSPSDDITRTPIAVSNTPGTSSSESTPRDGKVVRVLQLDPRSPNVEVSRTPIVIETNETRRRNYALKPSKLAQLDTENKPDNMEDGEDQDPRSPTTKVPRTPLEDKVHVFEDSQPVKENKEDDNSKQEEVKDENHKKNQENTLVKKLFIDEGSSEKPRRPLASVQNTTAGKTPRGLIQAKQCRNVEEEYNKNHQLILTQLTDQENTVTSSTQFVESI, encoded by the exons ATGGGTAACTTCACAAGCAAGCATCTAGAAGAGGTTCTGAAGCCAACAAAATCACAAGAAACGCCCAAGTCGCAAGTTTTGCCCTTTGACCCACGCTCCCCATCAGATGACATCACAAGGACACCAATAGCT GTCTCAAACACCCCTGGTACCAGTAGTTCAGAGTCAACACCCAGAGATGGAAAGGTCGTCAGAGTTTTGCAGCTTGATCCTCGATCTCCAAATGTTGAG gTCAGTCGCACACCTATTGTTATTGAAACCAATGAAACTCGTCGACGAAACTATGCCCTAAAACCATCCAAGCTTGCTCAACTTGACACTGAAAATAAACCTGACAACATGGAAGATGGTGAAGATCAGGATCCAAGATCACCTACCACCAAAGTGCCAAGAACACCTCTGGAAGATAAAGTTCATG TCTTTGAAGACTCACAGCCagtgaaagaaaacaaggaagatgATAATAGCAAACAGGAAGAGGTAAAAGATGAAAACCACAAGAAGAATCAAGAGAATACACTTGTTAAAAAGCTCTTCATTGATGAGGGATCTTCAGAAAAG CCAAGGCGGCCACTTGCCTCTGTCCAGAACACCACTGCTGGCAAGACACCCCGTGGACTCATCCAAGCCAAGCAGTGCAGGAATGTTGAGGAAGAGTACAACAAGAATCACCAGCTCATCCTCACACAGTTGACAGACCAAGAGAATACTGTGACATCAAGCACACAGTTTGTAGAGAGTATCTAG